TAGATCTATTAAGAGAGCACAGCATACCTTGTGGAAGTCCTCCAGATGTTTCACTGTGTTGGAACCACCATTAGAAGAAGCCACAGAGTGCCTCGATTCATCAAGCCATCTTGAGATTCCAGCAATGAACTCTTGGAAATCTATTTTTGTATCTCGTGACGTATCAAAGTCTTTCATCACTTTCTCCGTGGCTTCAGCCTCATccaaataaatctcatcaaattGGATTCCGATGATCATAGCTTTCAATTCAGCATATGAAATATGGCCATCACCATCCACATCTAATGCACGAAATAGCCTATCAAAATCAGATTCAAGAGTCAGGAAACATGAAAGTATGCGATCAAAATCTGCATTGAGTGTATCAAGAGAAACAAACTTTGCTATAACATCTTCATTAGGTGTTCCGTCATCCCTAAGGAGCCTTCCTAGGGCATGCTGCCTTAGATGTCTTAGAATTCCTGATATAACATGTTTATGCTTCGCGAAAGCAATTCGTCTCGTTTGTATCCAGGGCTGAAAAACCTACATTCAGAGAAGGACAGTCAAGTACCAAGAGAGAAAGCAGTCTGACAATCAATCTGAAAAGCCAGGACGAAACTTAACCAGCCTTCTAAAAGGTTCAACATGATAAATAAGAGTTCCCAATCTTGGCTTTGAAGTGAAGAGTTGTATAATCTTGCCACTGATCACATGAATTGCTCTCTTCTAGAAGGAACACTAGCTAAAGCCAGAAGGTATATAATTGAAGCAAATAGAAACAAGACACGGAGCAAATTTATGAAGCATACTGCATAACACGGATAATTGCAGGATTGGGACTATGTTTACCTGATAAAGACAATATGAAAGCAGCATCGCGAGTGATAAAATAAGTGCGATCAGGACTGCTAAGTGCCTTCCTGAAGTCGAACTCATAGCTTGAGGCAATTGGACAACAATAAAAGGGATTACAGACACGGCCATGATTCTTGCAGCATAGCAAGTCCAGATATCAGTGCTGACCCCAGAGCCTGCAAATATAGAAAGTTCATTTCCAATGACAGaacgccgataaaaaaaaaaagatagaattTCCAACCAATTGATCGAATAATTCTTAATCTTGTTAAGCATTTCCTACTGATTGGCAACAATCCCATAACATATAAAATTAAGAAGTTCATGTGTGGTAGGATGTCTAATCATGTAGTTTGACAACCATCCTGGCCTAATACTGAGGCATAATCACCAATCAAATACTAGAAATATTGTACCCAGCCATCAGCTtattggaaacaaaaatggTTCGCCTGAATGAGATCATGTTCAGAAAAAACCAAATGGCAAATATGATATCACAAAAATGATGCCAACATAACTGCACTACGAGCATGCAAAAATAACCAGTGTGCTTGCATACCAATACATATTTATAAATCTATACATGTCCCTATATGcaattatatatacatatacaggGAGAGGGTGGCAATACCGCAAGTCAGGAATAGCAACCGAAAGAGTTATGCTTCAAGccaggaggaaaaaaaaggcGAATGAAAGCCCGGTACATACCAGTTAAGCTCAATCCCTTTGTATCTTTTCCATCTACGGCAATTGAATCCTGGATGTCACACTTCCCAACAATAACGCACGTACCCCATAGTAGTGTAAGGATCAGGACTGTAGACCCAGCAAGTAAGCCCATTCCAACAGAGACCTGACTTTGAGCAGTTTCTGTAGTTCCAGAGAGTCCAGATACTGTAACAACGCAACGgaatagaatagaatagaagCAAAAGAGATCAATCATAGTGTGTAATGTATCATATATGGCTGTAGAGTATCAATTAAAAAGAGACTTCGAAAGGTAAATCAGATGCACTTTGGTGCCTGCCACAtcaaaagaaattgaaatggAAAGAGAAACTATTGAAATGAAAGTGAATATCGAAGAAGAGATAGTATAACCAGCTTGTCGCTCCAGACAATTATCAGCCCGATCCccgaaagataaaaaaattatggtcaGATGCACACTAAACTTGTCTTTCACACATGTATATGAAAGAAAGTTCAAACACCACTTCTTTTCTCTGGTTATCGATGAAGCAGGTCAGGGACGAAATTTAAATTGCACGCacactatttctaaaattaaaccttattttgaagtttttgtaTTTGCGGATCAGATAATCTATTTGGAATCGAACCTAAAGTTTGTTTGTAGAGAAATATATGGCTTCTAGTGCAGTTAAGACTAAGACCACCGGCCAGATAAGGCGAGAAAATCGAGTGTGTACCGATCAGTGGCAAATACTGTACTTGATTTACACTCAATAGGGGATGAAATCACATGTATTtctatattttataatttaaaataaaataaataaagttcaTTTCATTTTGGTCCGgtcatactatttttttttttgtctttttaggAGGACAATTCCAGAGATGAATATAACCGCTCTAACAATATTCTTTTAaaatgagttgagttttgttcactctTCACTTAAAGAGTGAATATTACACTTctttttattggttaaaatggtaTGGAtttcaccacaaagtgatgtcatgcttacgaaaaagtgtattgcatgttaaacatgacatcactttgtggttgAATTtacactatttcaaccaataagacgGAGgggaacaaaattgcactctttTAAAACAGTATTCTTCTTTCGTATTCCATTAGAAAAATAtgataaaatttaaaaacaataattttttcccGCTAATTTCTTCGTGTTCGTTTGGATCATCTACTACACATAATCCACACAAACACGTGACAGAGAAGGGTTGACTTGATGTTTAAGGCTTGAGATTTAGGTGTTTACTCAAATTCGAAACCTCTCGAGTATTATTATCCAGAGCTGGCCCAGGCAACGAAttatcaaaaaactaaaaataaacaaGTCCAGATCACAATCGAGAACCGAAAACGGAAGATATCATACCGAGAATGAGCATAGCATCAGGAAGAGCGCCCAGGACGGGAAGAAGCAGTCCGCCGATAAGGCCGGGCCCTAGAATCTCCAACAAGAGCTCGCTCCCACTGGACAGGTACGAGGCGGCGAGGAACATGAGGTAGCCGTAGACGAGGATGAGGAAGAGGTTGCCGAGCACGGTGGTGGTGCAGGGCAGGAACCCGTACGTCTGGTCGCACGTGGAGTCGGTCGTCGCGCGGAAAGGGATAAGGCGGGGGAGAAGCGGCGGCGAGACGCCGTCGGAGAGAAGATCCGCGGGGCCGCCGCCGTGGGTGATGAGACGGCCGCAGGCGACGCcgcagaggaggaggaggagcagggAGAGGAGTGGTTTGATTGCCATGGTAGGTTGGGAGGAGATGTACATGTGtctgtgtatgtatatgtggGAGTGGCTTCTACCGTATTGCGAAGAACTGGGAAATTTAAAGACTGAGATGATGAAAACGACATGAGGACCGATCGAGGAGGAGGACTTTGGATTCCTTCTGCATGACGTAACCCGCGGTGCTACAGTACCCGACCCCAAAGGGATCCCGATCGGATCCCGAAGctccaccggacggctgatccgaaaCATGAAGTGTTTGGATTAAACACCTACACATCGAATGCTGTTGATTCTCTCGCAAgcccactcggatttttttataaaatttttaaacggctcagatcggTCATCCGGTGGCCGAAGTGTATCCGATGGGACGTTGAGATCCGATCGAAATCCCTTTGGTCCGGAACCGTAGACTTTTTGAGTAACCAATGCCCGGAGGCTGCTTGCTTCACTGAGATTGCGTCAACATGATTACGTCATAAATTAGTGCTTGGGTTAAACCTAGTGTACTACCTACTACTACTCCTACTAGTACTACTTCTCCAAGCGAAAACCaatcaaaaagttttttttttttacaagaaccgaTCAACAAGTTTGAGTACCTACAGCCGGATAATCCATTATTTTCGATAGTCAAAGGTGTTCGGGTCAATATTTTGGATAATCAGAGGTGTTCGGATCAATTTACACGTGCTTCGACTATTTTTCTTCGTAGTCGAATCAAAGACAGACTATCCACGCATGAATTTGgagattcacaaaaaaaatctttgttCATGGTATATGACTATATTGATACATTGCCTGTAAAacatgtaacgacccggatttttgacccaattttttttaatacaaatttatattgttaaatttttaattcaataattaattagattgaataattaaaatatattattacgtgtataattgatattatttgcattattgtataagatatgtatttaaactttagatatacaggaaatcagtgattcatattcatctcttatctttcctatctaaaccctaagtagaactctattcaaactaactcttcacttctctatctctcatcctatacataaaagcgtccagatacattctcatcatgtacatacatgcgtccacatacattagaattgaaaactccccccaaatgtggcacttgtcccccatctttttatcattatcagtatcactctccttcctcattccaccacttctacacttatcctctcaccttctcactaccttattctctctcattatacatacccacataaatccgaatattgaacaccagtatattattttactctcaattatattgttgagtctagaatagagagagagagagagagagagagagttgtggccgtaggtgtgtgcacaccgccGCTGTGGGCCCTGTTGGAGTGCCACCGGACGTTGccccgagatttcaaaaccaccatggtgatctacggacaccgtacaacacttatccgaacttaaaatcgcgtttgaggtagttttccggaaacccaaaacctttatctgcattttaatggagttacttagatttaaagtttattgaagatgatgatctgctgttaaattgttaatttatttttagtcctgtttatattaaaatttaatctggttgtgctggaatgattagtgttataccctgtgaaaatttatgatcgtttaacaaatgtttgattgtgaaattattattgatgttgcattgttaatttgtatttgagtggacgtttacgtgtttaataaattattggggtagataaatgtttatgaaatattaacaagaatattttactagtaaaaatttatttagattgtaaacaagaaatattttagattatatattagttaatctttaactttaataaatattaactagaatagcctcgcataattttattgttataaaaatctcatattaatatttaatatagttagtaaatactaaatttagcaataagtatttttcaataaaaatttgtttgtaaaatctatgaataatacgatagttaaagaaaaatgtataaatagtagaaatgttttataaaatttctaaatgagagaaacagacttaattttaagtttagtaattaattgttcgactgaatattattttgttactcgcatgattaattctatgataggattaattttatcgcatggttatgtgttgttagtacttttagttgaaatattgaaccgtgcgatattttgttgtggctgtagattggacaaataggttccctgggtggttacgagtagtgactcatgtagacgatgttaagtaaatggaaattgataaagtgttggaagtgtgattgtgtggattgtgatttgagccatggtgatggcaagggtaacctatggggccctgtgttgaaatgggttacctgaggggcccggtgttgtgacactaacgtatgatacgtcatgggaagtttctcttcgaggaagagaatgggtcccatgagacggttatagttagtgagtcgctaatgtatgatacgtcatgggaagtttctcttcgaggaagagaatgggtcccatgagacggttatagttagtgagacgttaatgtatgatacgtcatggaaagtttctcttggagaaagagaatgggtcccatgagacggttatagttagcgtggggtagtggatgtccgaccctaatgtacgatacgtcatgggatgactcgatcctcctgttatggtcttaagtgagaatatactcggtacataacttagatgcgctcacctaggaccctggtgcaggataagcaagaggaagggtggacccatgagacgattgtagttagtggatgtgggaggaaaggatctcgtggagatgatccttagatttcatgtaagatgatggatagtaaagaaaaagacgatgtgttattattttgtaccttcggtgtgttatgaattattatattgttgatctgcatattgtggtattgggttttaggatttctactttgtgaattatcactcaggatacgtttgtatcctggcaaatcgtttgcttcggcgttcaatttgccagagtgtgcaggattccacagtggagcagttgatacaggtgggacccctgaaacggagtctgggccaacattgcttggaatttcgtgtcaaaactagagtcgctctggagttacTTTTGTTatataaatgtacatagatttttgtattattttgaaattgtaatttttgtataaggataaacaggggcctaatagtttgtaaaatttagtgtatttttgggttaatgcttccaaaattccttggaaaatcggggcgttacaaaacaCATACTTGATAATGAAAGCTTTAAAtacaactattaattataaTCAAAAAACTAATATCTTCTCATCCgtttaaacgaattgaaaattagagcatttAATTACGGACAACAAGAACTCCGAATTCGTGTTGAATACAAAATGAACAGAGATAATTGGGTTGTGGCACGTGGGTAATTCTTCCAACTTTCAAGGGTTAAGTTTTGGTTTGAAGGAGTAGTTAGTTTAACCCAAGTTAAAGGGCAGAACCACCAAGCACGTGattcttccattttcttgtaTTATTTGATGACGTGACAGGATATTATTGGTGTGGAGAAAAAATTGGAGGTTTCGACCCCGGCGGggaaaatttattctctttttaatAACTAGTGCTTACTCGTGCCTATAGCACTACGCATCTCGATTGAAATTATACGTGCCTACAGCAtttgctagctagtggctcaaacactaaatcaattcattagtgtgtagtatatgatcctcttcttagtggcacgaaagatAATTATCCATGCTTACGGCACTCTCCAAACTAAAATTTTAAGCTAGCTATAAAGAACATTTCTAACACCAAAAACTGCCAACGATGATCTCAATAGAGCATTGCCTTTGCTTTTAGacaccaaaactctaaaataaaaaaataaaaatttcgtgtATAACGCACATCGGATGCGtgtagggtgtttagatcaacggcatccgatgtgtgtagggtgcttgatctaaacaccttatttttcgtgtataacgcacatcggatgctgttgattcccgcgaagtcccctcggtttttttttataaaatttttggacggctcggattggccgtccggtggccggagacggcccagcgccgccggtcggtacgatttccctacaaTCCATCGGTATACATATCATTAACGGCGAGTAATTTGTTACTGATGAAGGCTTTTTTTGGTGGGTTATCTTCATAacttattgggtcatttaagttgattcAATTGggacccaattaataatgggttagatgggttgagattcattctaacccaactaataaatgggttggattgGGTCTGTTTTCTAGTAGGTAGGTTTGGATTTCTTAATGGATCTGgattcaatttgccacccctagacTAAAGTGCCAATGTATCTGTTGAAAAGTATTAGATAAATCTCGACAACATGGTGTAGTTTGCACTCCACAGTCCACTACGGCCCTACCTTGATGACCTGACCATTAATTTTAGAGTTAAGATCATGCATGTGACGATTCAAATTAATAGGAGATTGTCAGTCTTAAATTGAATCACTTTTGACATATTTGATTAGTGGCTAACGATGTCCAATTAACTTGAATTCTATCAAAAATGGTTTACTCAACACGTTCTAAAATCAAAACAGCTCGGACCGCCAAGGTAAAACCCGTTGCAAGCCCACTACACCTGATAACCTAGATTCTATGCtacagaaaagtaaaaaaaaaaaaaaaacaaagaaaagaaagagaaaaagaaaaaaaaagctaagGGTCCATGGCCTTATCTAGTATTGGAGACATGGCCTTATCAACTATTGGAGTCTGGAGATGACCTTATCTATTTATTTACAAAGTAATATATGTGTAATGTGTTTTACCGTGAAGAAATCCTTGAATGGGTTCGGTATGTCACATGAAAAGTATTCATGAAATGGAACTAGAAAGGGTAATGAATGACTCCAATTTACTGTGAATTTGAGTCATTCAATTGCCCTTTCATAAATACTTTTCATGTATCATAACATTTTCCATCCTTGAAACCCAATTCAAGTAGAACTTCTTGCTATttatccctttttttgtgtgacattttcaaaacatcAAATGCACTAAACTTATAAAGACATACTATCATGCCcaaggaaagaaca
The sequence above is drawn from the Rhododendron vialii isolate Sample 1 chromosome 6a, ASM3025357v1 genome and encodes:
- the LOC131331552 gene encoding sodium/calcium exchanger NCL-like, whose translation is MYISSQPTMAIKPLLSLLLLLLCGVACGRLITHGGGPADLLSDGVSPPLLPRLIPFRATTDSTCDQTYGFLPCTTTVLGNLFLILVYGYLMFLAASYLSSGSELLLEILGPGLIGGLLLPVLGALPDAMLILVSGLSGTTETAQSQVSVGMGLLAGSTVLILTLLWGTCVIVGKCDIQDSIAVDGKDTKGLSLTGSGVSTDIWTCYAARIMAVSVIPFIVVQLPQAMSSTSGRHLAVLIALILSLAMLLSYCLYQVFQPWIQTRRIAFAKHKHVISGILRHLRQHALGRLLRDDGTPNEDVIAKLFRALDVDGDGHISYAELKAMIIGIQFDEIYLDEAEATEKVMKDFDTSRDTKIDFQEFIAGISRWLDESRHSVASSNGGSNTVKHLEDFHKQTKREHYLLGDQSDEVVEGVENPKKITIKAVLLLLLGTLIAAAFADPLVDAVDNFSDATSIPTFFISFIGLPLATSSEAVSAIIFVSRKKQRSSSLTFSELYGAVTMNNVLCLSVFLALVYVRGLTWDFSAEVLVIVIVCVVMGAFASFRTTFPLWTSFVAFLLYPFSVALVYVLDYVLGWS